A single genomic interval of Osmerus eperlanus chromosome 14, fOsmEpe2.1, whole genome shotgun sequence harbors:
- the gria2a gene encoding glutamate receptor 2a isoform X2, translating into MLKTMNLLFVLTVLWREALCGSPSVQIGGLFPRGADQEYSAFRIGMVQFGTAEFRLTPHIDNLEVANSFAVTNCFCSQFSRGVYAIFGFYDKKSVNTITSFCETLHVSFITPSFPADGLNQFVLQMRPDIKGPLISLVEYYKWERFAYLYDSDRGLSTLQVILDTAAERKWVVTAINVGNLKDERKDEAYRSLFQDLEIRKERRIILDCEQDKVRDIMEQVITIGRHVKGYHYIIANLGFVDGDLSKIQYGGANVSGFQIVDFDDPLVSKFDQRWEALEEKEYPGADNRIRYTSALTYDAVQVMTEAFRFLHKQRIDFSRRGNNGDCLANPAVPWAQGVEIERALKQVRVDGLTGNIQFDQYGKRVNYSVNVMELKTSGPVKIGYWNEVDKMVVTKSDIFPNESMGMENKTVIVTTILEAPYVMMKKNSESFLDNERYEGYCVDLAAEIAKHCGIRYQLRIVGDGKYGARDAETKIWNGMVGELVYGKADIAVAPLTITLVREEVIDFSKPFMSLGISIMIKKPQKSKPGVFSFLDPLAYEIWMCIVFAYIGVSVVLFLVSRFSPYEWQLEEFEDGQLPTTESTNEFGIFNSLWFSLGAFMQQGCDISPRSLSGRIVGGVWWFFTLIIISSYTANLAAFLTVERMVSPIEGAEDLAKQTEIAYGTLDSGSTKEFFRRSKIALFDKMWQYMKSAEPSPFVKKTAEGVLRVRKSKGKYAYLLESTMNEYIEQRKPCDTMKVGGNLDSKGYGIATPKGSPLRTPVNLAVLKLSEQGVLDKLKNKWWYDKGECGSKDSGSKEKTSALSLSNVAGVFYILVGGLGLAMLVALVEFCYKSRAEAKRMKMTFTDAMRSKARLSITGSSGENGRVLTPDFPRAVPYLRPGLPMSLSMTDLS; encoded by the exons ATGCTGAAGACGATGAATCTGCTGTTTGTCCTGACAGTCTTATGGCGCGAGGCGCTCTGCGGTTCTCCCAGCGTTCAGATAG GGGGCTTGTTTCCTCGCGGAGCGGACCAGGAGTACAGTGCGTTCCGGATCGGGATGGTCCAGTTCGGGACGGCAGAGTTCCGCCTCACGCCTCACATTGACAACCTGGAGGTGGCCAACAGCTTTGCTGTGACCAACTGCT TCTGCTCCCAATTCTCCAGAGGAGTGTACGCCATCTTTGGTTTCTACGATAAGAAGTCGGTGAACACCATCACATCCTTCTGTGAGACACTGCATGTGTCCTTCATCACTCCATCTTTCCCTGCCGATGGCCTCAACCAGTTCGTTCTGCAGATGAGGCCGGACATCAAAGGGCCTCTGATCAGCCTAGTGGAGTACTACAAGTGGGAGAGGTTCGCCTACCTCTACGACAGCGACAGAG gTCTGTCCACCCTGCAGGTGATCCTGGACACAGCAGCGGAGAGGAAGTGGGTGGTGACCGCCATCAATGTGGGTAACCTGAAGGACGAGAGGAAGGACGAGGCGTACCGCTCGCTGTTCCAGGATCTGGAGATACGCAAGGAGAGACGCATCATCCTGGACTGTGAGCAGGACAAAGTCAGGGACATCATGGAGCAG GTCATCACGATTGGTCGGCATGTGAAAGGGTATCACTACATCATTGCTAACCTG ggttTTGTGGATGGAGACCTGTCCAAGATCCAGTATGGGGGTGCCAACGTGTCGGGCTTCCAGATTGTGGACTTTGATGATCCACTGGTGTCCAAGTTTGACCAGAGATGGGAGgctctggaggagaaggagtacCCTGGAGCAGACAACCGGATCAGG TACACGTCGGCCCTGACCTATGACGCGGTTCAGGTGATGACAGAAGCATTCCGTTTCCTCCACAAACAGCGAATTGATTTTAGTAGGCGGGGCAACAATGGAGACTGTCTGGCCAATCCCGCAGTGCCCTGGGCGCAGGGGGTGGAGATAGAACGTGCGCTCAAACAG GTTCGGGTGGACGGGCTAACAGGGAACATCCAGTTTGACCAGTACGGGAAGAGAGTTAACTACTCAGTCAACGTCATGGAGCTCAAGACCAGTGGGCCAGTCAAG ATTGGGTACTGGAATGAGGTGGACAAGATGGTGGTGACCAAATCAGATATTTTCCCCAACGAGTCCATGGGCATGGAGAACAAGACTGTCATTGTCACAACCATCcta GAAGCCCCCTACGTGATGATGAAGAAGAACTCTGAGTCGTTTCTCGACAACGAACGCTATGAAGGCTACTGTGTGGACCTGGCCGCCGAGATTGCTAAGCACTGTGGGATTCGTTACCAGCTGAGGATTGTGGGAGATGGGAAGTATGGAGCCAGAGACGCAGAAACCAAGATCTGGAACGGCATGGTGGGAGAGCTGGTGTATGGG AAAGCAGACATAGCGGTGGCCCCCCTCACCATAACGTTGGTCCGGGAGGAGGTGATAGACTTCTCCAAACCCTTCATGAGCCTGGGCATCTCCATCATGATCAAGAAGCCCCAGAAGTCCAAGCCCGGGGTCTTCTCAttcctggacccactggccTACGAGATCTGGATGTGCATCGTGTTCGCCTACATCGGCGTGAGCGTGGTGCTCTTCCTGGTCAGCCGCTTCAGCCCGTACGAGTGGCAGCTGGAGGAGTTTGAGGACGGCCAGCTGCCCACCACCGAGTCCACCAACGAGTTTGGGATCTTTAATAGTCTGTGGTTCTCTCTGGGTGCCTTTATGCAGCAAGGGTGCGATATCTCGCCAAG gtctctgtcggggcgtaTCGTCGGGGGAGTGTGGTGGTTcttcaccctcatcatcatctcgTCCTACACGGCCAACTTGGCCGCCTTCCTGACGGTGGAGAGGATGGTGTCTCCCATCGAGGGAGCCGAGGACCTGGCCAAGCAGACCGAGATCGCATACGGGACCCTGGACTCAGGATCCACCAAGGAGTTTTTCCGG AGGTCAAAGATTGCGCTGTTTGACAAGATGTGGCAATACATGAAGAGTGCGGAGCCGTCTCCGTTTGTCAAGAAGACGGCCGAAGGCGTTCTCAGAGTCAGGAAGTCCAAGGGGAAGTACGCCTACCTGCTGGAGTCCACCATGAACGAGTACATcgagcagaggaagccctgTGATACCATGAAGGTGGGAGGGAACCTGGACTCCAAAGGCTACGGCATCGCCACTCCCAAAGGATCTCCATTAAG AACGCCAGTAAACCTTGCGGTATTGAAACTCAGTGAGCAAGGAGTCTTAGACAAGCTGAAAAACAAATGGTGGTACGATAAAGGTGAATGTGGATCCAAGGACTCTGGAAGTAAG gagaAGACCAGTGCTCTGAGCCTGAGCAACGTGGCAGGAGTGTTCTACATCCTGGTTGGGGGCCTGGGTCTGGCCATGCTGGTGGCCCTGGTGGAGTTTTGCTACAAGAGCCGAGCCGAGGCCAAGCGCATGAAG atGACGTTTACTGATGCCATGCGGAGTAAGGCCAGGCTGTCCATTACTGGTTCGTCGGGGGAGAATGGGCGTGTCCTGACTCCGGACTTTCCCCGTGCTGTGCCCTACCTCCGCCCCGGATTACCAATGAGTCTCAGCATGACTGACCTGTCCTGA
- the gria2a gene encoding glutamate receptor 2a isoform X1, which produces MLKTMNLLFVLTVLWREALCGSPSVQIGGLFPRGADQEYSAFRIGMVQFGTAEFRLTPHIDNLEVANSFAVTNCFCSQFSRGVYAIFGFYDKKSVNTITSFCETLHVSFITPSFPADGLNQFVLQMRPDIKGPLISLVEYYKWERFAYLYDSDRGLSTLQVILDTAAERKWVVTAINVGNLKDERKDEAYRSLFQDLEIRKERRIILDCEQDKVRDIMEQVITIGRHVKGYHYIIANLGFVDGDLSKIQYGGANVSGFQIVDFDDPLVSKFDQRWEALEEKEYPGADNRIRYTSALTYDAVQVMTEAFRFLHKQRIDFSRRGNNGDCLANPAVPWAQGVEIERALKQVRVDGLTGNIQFDQYGKRVNYSVNVMELKTSGPVKIGYWNEVDKMVVTKSDIFPNESMGMENKTVIVTTILEAPYVMMKKNSESFLDNERYEGYCVDLAAEIAKHCGIRYQLRIVGDGKYGARDAETKIWNGMVGELVYGKADIAVAPLTITLVREEVIDFSKPFMSLGISIMIKKPQKSKPGVFSFLDPLAYEIWMCIVFAYIGVSVVLFLVSRFSPYEWQLEEFEDGQLPTTESTNEFGIFNSLWFSLGAFMQQGCDISPRSLSGRIVGGVWWFFTLIIISSYTANLAAFLTVERMVSPIEGAEDLAKQTEIAYGTLDSGSTKEFFRRSKIALFDKMWQYMKSAEPSPFVKKTAEGVLRVRKSKGKYAYLLESTMNEYIEQRKPCDTMKVGGNLDSKGYGIATPKGSPLRNAVNLAVLKLNEQGLLDKLKNKWWYDKGECGSGGGESKEKTSALSLSNVAGVFYILVGGLGLAMLVALVEFCYKSRAEAKRMKMTFTDAMRSKARLSITGSSGENGRVLTPDFPRAVPYLRPGLPMSLSMTDLS; this is translated from the exons ATGCTGAAGACGATGAATCTGCTGTTTGTCCTGACAGTCTTATGGCGCGAGGCGCTCTGCGGTTCTCCCAGCGTTCAGATAG GGGGCTTGTTTCCTCGCGGAGCGGACCAGGAGTACAGTGCGTTCCGGATCGGGATGGTCCAGTTCGGGACGGCAGAGTTCCGCCTCACGCCTCACATTGACAACCTGGAGGTGGCCAACAGCTTTGCTGTGACCAACTGCT TCTGCTCCCAATTCTCCAGAGGAGTGTACGCCATCTTTGGTTTCTACGATAAGAAGTCGGTGAACACCATCACATCCTTCTGTGAGACACTGCATGTGTCCTTCATCACTCCATCTTTCCCTGCCGATGGCCTCAACCAGTTCGTTCTGCAGATGAGGCCGGACATCAAAGGGCCTCTGATCAGCCTAGTGGAGTACTACAAGTGGGAGAGGTTCGCCTACCTCTACGACAGCGACAGAG gTCTGTCCACCCTGCAGGTGATCCTGGACACAGCAGCGGAGAGGAAGTGGGTGGTGACCGCCATCAATGTGGGTAACCTGAAGGACGAGAGGAAGGACGAGGCGTACCGCTCGCTGTTCCAGGATCTGGAGATACGCAAGGAGAGACGCATCATCCTGGACTGTGAGCAGGACAAAGTCAGGGACATCATGGAGCAG GTCATCACGATTGGTCGGCATGTGAAAGGGTATCACTACATCATTGCTAACCTG ggttTTGTGGATGGAGACCTGTCCAAGATCCAGTATGGGGGTGCCAACGTGTCGGGCTTCCAGATTGTGGACTTTGATGATCCACTGGTGTCCAAGTTTGACCAGAGATGGGAGgctctggaggagaaggagtacCCTGGAGCAGACAACCGGATCAGG TACACGTCGGCCCTGACCTATGACGCGGTTCAGGTGATGACAGAAGCATTCCGTTTCCTCCACAAACAGCGAATTGATTTTAGTAGGCGGGGCAACAATGGAGACTGTCTGGCCAATCCCGCAGTGCCCTGGGCGCAGGGGGTGGAGATAGAACGTGCGCTCAAACAG GTTCGGGTGGACGGGCTAACAGGGAACATCCAGTTTGACCAGTACGGGAAGAGAGTTAACTACTCAGTCAACGTCATGGAGCTCAAGACCAGTGGGCCAGTCAAG ATTGGGTACTGGAATGAGGTGGACAAGATGGTGGTGACCAAATCAGATATTTTCCCCAACGAGTCCATGGGCATGGAGAACAAGACTGTCATTGTCACAACCATCcta GAAGCCCCCTACGTGATGATGAAGAAGAACTCTGAGTCGTTTCTCGACAACGAACGCTATGAAGGCTACTGTGTGGACCTGGCCGCCGAGATTGCTAAGCACTGTGGGATTCGTTACCAGCTGAGGATTGTGGGAGATGGGAAGTATGGAGCCAGAGACGCAGAAACCAAGATCTGGAACGGCATGGTGGGAGAGCTGGTGTATGGG AAAGCAGACATAGCGGTGGCCCCCCTCACCATAACGTTGGTCCGGGAGGAGGTGATAGACTTCTCCAAACCCTTCATGAGCCTGGGCATCTCCATCATGATCAAGAAGCCCCAGAAGTCCAAGCCCGGGGTCTTCTCAttcctggacccactggccTACGAGATCTGGATGTGCATCGTGTTCGCCTACATCGGCGTGAGCGTGGTGCTCTTCCTGGTCAGCCGCTTCAGCCCGTACGAGTGGCAGCTGGAGGAGTTTGAGGACGGCCAGCTGCCCACCACCGAGTCCACCAACGAGTTTGGGATCTTTAATAGTCTGTGGTTCTCTCTGGGTGCCTTTATGCAGCAAGGGTGCGATATCTCGCCAAG gtctctgtcggggcgtaTCGTCGGGGGAGTGTGGTGGTTcttcaccctcatcatcatctcgTCCTACACGGCCAACTTGGCCGCCTTCCTGACGGTGGAGAGGATGGTGTCTCCCATCGAGGGAGCCGAGGACCTGGCCAAGCAGACCGAGATCGCATACGGGACCCTGGACTCAGGATCCACCAAGGAGTTTTTCCGG AGGTCAAAGATTGCGCTGTTTGACAAGATGTGGCAATACATGAAGAGTGCGGAGCCGTCTCCGTTTGTCAAGAAGACGGCCGAAGGCGTTCTCAGAGTCAGGAAGTCCAAGGGGAAGTACGCCTACCTGCTGGAGTCCACCATGAACGAGTACATcgagcagaggaagccctgTGATACCATGAAGGTGGGAGGGAACCTGGACTCCAAAGGCTACGGCATCGCCACTCCCAAAGGATCTCCATTAAG AAATGCGGTTAACCTTGCAGTACTAAAACTGAATGAACAAGGCCTGTTGGACAAATTGAAAAACAAATGGTGGTACGACAAGGGAGAGTGCGGCAGCGGAGGAGGTGAAAGCAAG gagaAGACCAGTGCTCTGAGCCTGAGCAACGTGGCAGGAGTGTTCTACATCCTGGTTGGGGGCCTGGGTCTGGCCATGCTGGTGGCCCTGGTGGAGTTTTGCTACAAGAGCCGAGCCGAGGCCAAGCGCATGAAG atGACGTTTACTGATGCCATGCGGAGTAAGGCCAGGCTGTCCATTACTGGTTCGTCGGGGGAGAATGGGCGTGTCCTGACTCCGGACTTTCCCCGTGCTGTGCCCTACCTCCGCCCCGGATTACCAATGAGTCTCAGCATGACTGACCTGTCCTGA
- the gria2a gene encoding glutamate receptor 2a isoform X3 yields MLKTMNLLFVLTVLWREALCGSPSVQIGGLFPRGADQEYSAFRIGMVQFGTAEFRLTPHIDNLEVANSFAVTNCFCSQFSRGVYAIFGFYDKKSVNTITSFCETLHVSFITPSFPADGLNQFVLQMRPDIKGPLISLVEYYKWERFAYLYDSDRGLSTLQVILDTAAERKWVVTAINVGNLKDERKDEAYRSLFQDLEIRKERRIILDCEQDKVRDIMEQVITIGRHVKGYHYIIANLGFVDGDLSKIQYGGANVSGFQIVDFDDPLVSKFDQRWEALEEKEYPGADNRIRYTSALTYDAVQVMTEAFRFLHKQRIDFSRRGNNGDCLANPAVPWAQGVEIERALKQVRVDGLTGNIQFDQYGKRVNYSVNVMELKTSGPVKIGYWNEVDKMVVTKSDIFPNESMGMENKTVIVTTILEAPYVMMKKNSESFLDNERYEGYCVDLAAEIAKHCGIRYQLRIVGDGKYGARDAETKIWNGMVGELVYGKADIAVAPLTITLVREEVIDFSKPFMSLGISIMIKKPQKSKPGVFSFLDPLAYEIWMCIVFAYIGVSVVLFLVSRFSPYEWQLEEFEDGQLPTTESTNEFGIFNSLWFSLGAFMQQGCDISPRSLSGRIVGGVWWFFTLIIISSYTANLAAFLTVERMVSPIEGAEDLAKQTEIAYGTLDSGSTKEFFRRSKIALFDKMWQYMKSAEPSPFVKKTAEGVLRVRKSKGKYAYLLESTMNEYIEQRKPCDTMKVGGNLDSKGYGIATPKGSPLRNAVNLAVLKLNEQGLLDKLKNKWWYDKGECGSGGGESKEKTSALSLSNVAGVFYILVGGLGLAMLVALVEFCYKSRAEAKRMKVAQTPQNTLPTSSQNSQNFATYKEGYNVYGIESVKI; encoded by the exons ATGCTGAAGACGATGAATCTGCTGTTTGTCCTGACAGTCTTATGGCGCGAGGCGCTCTGCGGTTCTCCCAGCGTTCAGATAG GGGGCTTGTTTCCTCGCGGAGCGGACCAGGAGTACAGTGCGTTCCGGATCGGGATGGTCCAGTTCGGGACGGCAGAGTTCCGCCTCACGCCTCACATTGACAACCTGGAGGTGGCCAACAGCTTTGCTGTGACCAACTGCT TCTGCTCCCAATTCTCCAGAGGAGTGTACGCCATCTTTGGTTTCTACGATAAGAAGTCGGTGAACACCATCACATCCTTCTGTGAGACACTGCATGTGTCCTTCATCACTCCATCTTTCCCTGCCGATGGCCTCAACCAGTTCGTTCTGCAGATGAGGCCGGACATCAAAGGGCCTCTGATCAGCCTAGTGGAGTACTACAAGTGGGAGAGGTTCGCCTACCTCTACGACAGCGACAGAG gTCTGTCCACCCTGCAGGTGATCCTGGACACAGCAGCGGAGAGGAAGTGGGTGGTGACCGCCATCAATGTGGGTAACCTGAAGGACGAGAGGAAGGACGAGGCGTACCGCTCGCTGTTCCAGGATCTGGAGATACGCAAGGAGAGACGCATCATCCTGGACTGTGAGCAGGACAAAGTCAGGGACATCATGGAGCAG GTCATCACGATTGGTCGGCATGTGAAAGGGTATCACTACATCATTGCTAACCTG ggttTTGTGGATGGAGACCTGTCCAAGATCCAGTATGGGGGTGCCAACGTGTCGGGCTTCCAGATTGTGGACTTTGATGATCCACTGGTGTCCAAGTTTGACCAGAGATGGGAGgctctggaggagaaggagtacCCTGGAGCAGACAACCGGATCAGG TACACGTCGGCCCTGACCTATGACGCGGTTCAGGTGATGACAGAAGCATTCCGTTTCCTCCACAAACAGCGAATTGATTTTAGTAGGCGGGGCAACAATGGAGACTGTCTGGCCAATCCCGCAGTGCCCTGGGCGCAGGGGGTGGAGATAGAACGTGCGCTCAAACAG GTTCGGGTGGACGGGCTAACAGGGAACATCCAGTTTGACCAGTACGGGAAGAGAGTTAACTACTCAGTCAACGTCATGGAGCTCAAGACCAGTGGGCCAGTCAAG ATTGGGTACTGGAATGAGGTGGACAAGATGGTGGTGACCAAATCAGATATTTTCCCCAACGAGTCCATGGGCATGGAGAACAAGACTGTCATTGTCACAACCATCcta GAAGCCCCCTACGTGATGATGAAGAAGAACTCTGAGTCGTTTCTCGACAACGAACGCTATGAAGGCTACTGTGTGGACCTGGCCGCCGAGATTGCTAAGCACTGTGGGATTCGTTACCAGCTGAGGATTGTGGGAGATGGGAAGTATGGAGCCAGAGACGCAGAAACCAAGATCTGGAACGGCATGGTGGGAGAGCTGGTGTATGGG AAAGCAGACATAGCGGTGGCCCCCCTCACCATAACGTTGGTCCGGGAGGAGGTGATAGACTTCTCCAAACCCTTCATGAGCCTGGGCATCTCCATCATGATCAAGAAGCCCCAGAAGTCCAAGCCCGGGGTCTTCTCAttcctggacccactggccTACGAGATCTGGATGTGCATCGTGTTCGCCTACATCGGCGTGAGCGTGGTGCTCTTCCTGGTCAGCCGCTTCAGCCCGTACGAGTGGCAGCTGGAGGAGTTTGAGGACGGCCAGCTGCCCACCACCGAGTCCACCAACGAGTTTGGGATCTTTAATAGTCTGTGGTTCTCTCTGGGTGCCTTTATGCAGCAAGGGTGCGATATCTCGCCAAG gtctctgtcggggcgtaTCGTCGGGGGAGTGTGGTGGTTcttcaccctcatcatcatctcgTCCTACACGGCCAACTTGGCCGCCTTCCTGACGGTGGAGAGGATGGTGTCTCCCATCGAGGGAGCCGAGGACCTGGCCAAGCAGACCGAGATCGCATACGGGACCCTGGACTCAGGATCCACCAAGGAGTTTTTCCGG AGGTCAAAGATTGCGCTGTTTGACAAGATGTGGCAATACATGAAGAGTGCGGAGCCGTCTCCGTTTGTCAAGAAGACGGCCGAAGGCGTTCTCAGAGTCAGGAAGTCCAAGGGGAAGTACGCCTACCTGCTGGAGTCCACCATGAACGAGTACATcgagcagaggaagccctgTGATACCATGAAGGTGGGAGGGAACCTGGACTCCAAAGGCTACGGCATCGCCACTCCCAAAGGATCTCCATTAAG AAATGCGGTTAACCTTGCAGTACTAAAACTGAATGAACAAGGCCTGTTGGACAAATTGAAAAACAAATGGTGGTACGACAAGGGAGAGTGCGGCAGCGGAGGAGGTGAAAGCAAG gagaAGACCAGTGCTCTGAGCCTGAGCAACGTGGCAGGAGTGTTCTACATCCTGGTTGGGGGCCTGGGTCTGGCCATGCTGGTGGCCCTGGTGGAGTTTTGCTACAAGAGCCGAGCCGAGGCCAAGCGCATGAAGGTGGCGCAGACTCCCCAGAATACACTCCCTACTTCCTCGCAGAATTCACAGAATTTTGCCACTTATAAGGAAGGGTACAACGTGTATGGAATCGAAAGTGTAAAAATCTAG
- the gria2a gene encoding glutamate receptor 2a isoform X4 translates to MLKTMNLLFVLTVLWREALCGSPSVQIGGLFPRGADQEYSAFRIGMVQFGTAEFRLTPHIDNLEVANSFAVTNCFCSQFSRGVYAIFGFYDKKSVNTITSFCETLHVSFITPSFPADGLNQFVLQMRPDIKGPLISLVEYYKWERFAYLYDSDRGLSTLQVILDTAAERKWVVTAINVGNLKDERKDEAYRSLFQDLEIRKERRIILDCEQDKVRDIMEQVITIGRHVKGYHYIIANLGFVDGDLSKIQYGGANVSGFQIVDFDDPLVSKFDQRWEALEEKEYPGADNRIRYTSALTYDAVQVMTEAFRFLHKQRIDFSRRGNNGDCLANPAVPWAQGVEIERALKQVRVDGLTGNIQFDQYGKRVNYSVNVMELKTSGPVKIGYWNEVDKMVVTKSDIFPNESMGMENKTVIVTTILEAPYVMMKKNSESFLDNERYEGYCVDLAAEIAKHCGIRYQLRIVGDGKYGARDAETKIWNGMVGELVYGKADIAVAPLTITLVREEVIDFSKPFMSLGISIMIKKPQKSKPGVFSFLDPLAYEIWMCIVFAYIGVSVVLFLVSRFSPYEWQLEEFEDGQLPTTESTNEFGIFNSLWFSLGAFMQQGCDISPRSLSGRIVGGVWWFFTLIIISSYTANLAAFLTVERMVSPIEGAEDLAKQTEIAYGTLDSGSTKEFFRRSKIALFDKMWQYMKSAEPSPFVKKTAEGVLRVRKSKGKYAYLLESTMNEYIEQRKPCDTMKVGGNLDSKGYGIATPKGSPLRTPVNLAVLKLSEQGVLDKLKNKWWYDKGECGSKDSGSKEKTSALSLSNVAGVFYILVGGLGLAMLVALVEFCYKSRAEAKRMKVAQTPQNTLPTSSQNSQNFATYKEGYNVYGIESVKI, encoded by the exons ATGCTGAAGACGATGAATCTGCTGTTTGTCCTGACAGTCTTATGGCGCGAGGCGCTCTGCGGTTCTCCCAGCGTTCAGATAG GGGGCTTGTTTCCTCGCGGAGCGGACCAGGAGTACAGTGCGTTCCGGATCGGGATGGTCCAGTTCGGGACGGCAGAGTTCCGCCTCACGCCTCACATTGACAACCTGGAGGTGGCCAACAGCTTTGCTGTGACCAACTGCT TCTGCTCCCAATTCTCCAGAGGAGTGTACGCCATCTTTGGTTTCTACGATAAGAAGTCGGTGAACACCATCACATCCTTCTGTGAGACACTGCATGTGTCCTTCATCACTCCATCTTTCCCTGCCGATGGCCTCAACCAGTTCGTTCTGCAGATGAGGCCGGACATCAAAGGGCCTCTGATCAGCCTAGTGGAGTACTACAAGTGGGAGAGGTTCGCCTACCTCTACGACAGCGACAGAG gTCTGTCCACCCTGCAGGTGATCCTGGACACAGCAGCGGAGAGGAAGTGGGTGGTGACCGCCATCAATGTGGGTAACCTGAAGGACGAGAGGAAGGACGAGGCGTACCGCTCGCTGTTCCAGGATCTGGAGATACGCAAGGAGAGACGCATCATCCTGGACTGTGAGCAGGACAAAGTCAGGGACATCATGGAGCAG GTCATCACGATTGGTCGGCATGTGAAAGGGTATCACTACATCATTGCTAACCTG ggttTTGTGGATGGAGACCTGTCCAAGATCCAGTATGGGGGTGCCAACGTGTCGGGCTTCCAGATTGTGGACTTTGATGATCCACTGGTGTCCAAGTTTGACCAGAGATGGGAGgctctggaggagaaggagtacCCTGGAGCAGACAACCGGATCAGG TACACGTCGGCCCTGACCTATGACGCGGTTCAGGTGATGACAGAAGCATTCCGTTTCCTCCACAAACAGCGAATTGATTTTAGTAGGCGGGGCAACAATGGAGACTGTCTGGCCAATCCCGCAGTGCCCTGGGCGCAGGGGGTGGAGATAGAACGTGCGCTCAAACAG GTTCGGGTGGACGGGCTAACAGGGAACATCCAGTTTGACCAGTACGGGAAGAGAGTTAACTACTCAGTCAACGTCATGGAGCTCAAGACCAGTGGGCCAGTCAAG ATTGGGTACTGGAATGAGGTGGACAAGATGGTGGTGACCAAATCAGATATTTTCCCCAACGAGTCCATGGGCATGGAGAACAAGACTGTCATTGTCACAACCATCcta GAAGCCCCCTACGTGATGATGAAGAAGAACTCTGAGTCGTTTCTCGACAACGAACGCTATGAAGGCTACTGTGTGGACCTGGCCGCCGAGATTGCTAAGCACTGTGGGATTCGTTACCAGCTGAGGATTGTGGGAGATGGGAAGTATGGAGCCAGAGACGCAGAAACCAAGATCTGGAACGGCATGGTGGGAGAGCTGGTGTATGGG AAAGCAGACATAGCGGTGGCCCCCCTCACCATAACGTTGGTCCGGGAGGAGGTGATAGACTTCTCCAAACCCTTCATGAGCCTGGGCATCTCCATCATGATCAAGAAGCCCCAGAAGTCCAAGCCCGGGGTCTTCTCAttcctggacccactggccTACGAGATCTGGATGTGCATCGTGTTCGCCTACATCGGCGTGAGCGTGGTGCTCTTCCTGGTCAGCCGCTTCAGCCCGTACGAGTGGCAGCTGGAGGAGTTTGAGGACGGCCAGCTGCCCACCACCGAGTCCACCAACGAGTTTGGGATCTTTAATAGTCTGTGGTTCTCTCTGGGTGCCTTTATGCAGCAAGGGTGCGATATCTCGCCAAG gtctctgtcggggcgtaTCGTCGGGGGAGTGTGGTGGTTcttcaccctcatcatcatctcgTCCTACACGGCCAACTTGGCCGCCTTCCTGACGGTGGAGAGGATGGTGTCTCCCATCGAGGGAGCCGAGGACCTGGCCAAGCAGACCGAGATCGCATACGGGACCCTGGACTCAGGATCCACCAAGGAGTTTTTCCGG AGGTCAAAGATTGCGCTGTTTGACAAGATGTGGCAATACATGAAGAGTGCGGAGCCGTCTCCGTTTGTCAAGAAGACGGCCGAAGGCGTTCTCAGAGTCAGGAAGTCCAAGGGGAAGTACGCCTACCTGCTGGAGTCCACCATGAACGAGTACATcgagcagaggaagccctgTGATACCATGAAGGTGGGAGGGAACCTGGACTCCAAAGGCTACGGCATCGCCACTCCCAAAGGATCTCCATTAAG AACGCCAGTAAACCTTGCGGTATTGAAACTCAGTGAGCAAGGAGTCTTAGACAAGCTGAAAAACAAATGGTGGTACGATAAAGGTGAATGTGGATCCAAGGACTCTGGAAGTAAG gagaAGACCAGTGCTCTGAGCCTGAGCAACGTGGCAGGAGTGTTCTACATCCTGGTTGGGGGCCTGGGTCTGGCCATGCTGGTGGCCCTGGTGGAGTTTTGCTACAAGAGCCGAGCCGAGGCCAAGCGCATGAAGGTGGCGCAGACTCCCCAGAATACACTCCCTACTTCCTCGCAGAATTCACAGAATTTTGCCACTTATAAGGAAGGGTACAACGTGTATGGAATCGAAAGTGTAAAAATCTAG